The Halobellus sp. MBLA0158 genome has a window encoding:
- a CDS encoding V-type ATP synthase subunit D: MAEDVKPTRKNLMAIEDRIQLSERGHDTLEQKRDGLIMEFMDILDQAQDVRSDLEENYQTAQEKINMARAMEGDVAVRGAAAALKEHPEITTQSKNIMGVVVPQIESSRVQKSLDQRGYGLLGSSARIDEAADAYEELLETIILAAEVETAMKKMLEEIETTKRRVNALEFKLLPELYENKEYIEQKLEEQEREEIFRLKKIKNKKEEEEEEAEAAAEAEAVPADD, from the coding sequence ATGGCCGAAGACGTCAAACCGACCCGGAAGAACTTGATGGCGATCGAGGACCGGATCCAGCTCTCCGAGCGGGGCCACGACACGCTCGAACAGAAGCGCGACGGCCTCATTATGGAGTTTATGGACATCCTCGATCAGGCCCAGGACGTCCGATCCGACCTGGAGGAGAACTACCAGACCGCCCAGGAGAAGATCAATATGGCGCGGGCGATGGAGGGCGACGTCGCCGTTCGGGGCGCCGCCGCGGCGCTGAAGGAACACCCCGAGATCACGACCCAATCGAAGAACATTATGGGCGTCGTCGTGCCGCAGATCGAGTCCTCGCGCGTCCAGAAGAGCCTCGACCAGCGCGGCTACGGCCTGCTCGGCTCCTCGGCCCGGATCGACGAGGCGGCCGACGCCTACGAGGAGCTCTTGGAGACGATCATCCTCGCGGCCGAGGTCGAGACCGCGATGAAGAAGATGCTCGAAGAGATCGAGACGACGAAGCGCCGCGTCAACGCCCTGGAGTTCAAGCTCCTACCCGAGCTCTACGAGAACAAGGAGTACATCGAGCAGAAGCTCGAAGAACAGGAGCGCGAGGAGATCTTCCGGCTGAAGAAGATCAAGAACAAGAAGGAAGAAGAAGAGGAAGAGGCCGAAGCGGCGGCCGAGGCGGAAGCGGTCCCCGCCGACGACTGA